The following proteins are co-located in the Fructilactobacillus carniphilus genome:
- a CDS encoding DNA-directed RNA polymerase subunit beta, which produces MAGNVVKYGKHRTRRSYARIKKVLDLPNLIEVQTDSYNWFLDEGLREMFKDIMPIDDFQGKLSLDFVDYQLLEPKYTVAEARAHEVNYSAPLHVTLKLTNHETGEIKTQDVFFGDLPLMTDQGTFIINGAERVIVSQLVRSPGAYYHKELDKNGRESYSATVIPNRGAWMEFATDAKNISYIRIDRTRKLPITELVRALGFGSDDEITDIFGSTSDTLNLTLEKDVHKDASDSRVEEALKDIYERLRPGEPKTAESSRNLLTTRFFDPKRYDMAPVGRYKTNEKLSLKNRLMGAALAETLADPDTGEIIANKGDILEKELMKKLSPYLDRQDFKAYTFNPSSEAVVTDPVTVQIIKVYSNTDPEKVVPVVGNDNISLDYKHITPADMLAQINYFFNLQEGLGSVDDIDHLSNRRVRSVGELLQNQFRIGLSRMERVVRERMSIQDTATVTPQQLINIRPVVASVKEFFGSSQLSQFMDQTNPLGELTHKRRLSALGPGGITRDRAGYEVRDVNYTHYGRICPIETPEGPNIGLINSFSGYARVNKYGFIESPYRRVDWNTHKVTDKIDYLTAGDEDKYVIAQANSPLNPDGSFRDEQVMARDKSEYVEANTVDVDYMDVSPKQVVSVATACIPFLENDDSNRALMGSNMQRQAVPLLNPHAPLVGTGMEYKTAHDSGVAKIAKYAGTVEYVDAREIKIRRDNGTLDTYELTKFMRSNNGMNYNQTPIVKTGDHVDADEIIADGPAMESGELALGQNPTVAFMTWQGYNFEDAIAISEKLVKEDAYTSIHIEEYESETRDTKLGPEEMTREIPNVGEDALKDLDENGIVRIGAEVHDGDILVGKVTPKGMTELSSEERLLHAIFGEKSREVRDTSLRVPHGADGVVQDVKIFSRENGDELQPGVNKMVRVYIAQKRKLQVGDKMAGKHGNKGTVSIVVSEEDMPYMPDGTPVDILLSPMGVPSRMNIGQVLEMHLGMAAKKLGIHVASPVFDGATSDDVWDAVREAGMAHDAKTILYDGRTGEPFDKPVAVGVMGYLKLNHMSEDKIHARSIGPYSLVTQQPLGGKAQFGGQRFGEMEVWALEAYGAAHTLQEILTYKSDDVVGRVKTYEAIVKGDPIPKPGVPESFRVLVKELQALGLDMKVLGANHQAIDLRDMDEDDEVVNVNALNKVAHEQAEKQTEAKQEASHAAGQDDNEQQDQ; this is translated from the coding sequence ATGGCCGGTAACGTTGTTAAGTACGGTAAACACAGAACCCGGCGTAGTTACGCCAGAATCAAGAAGGTTTTAGATTTACCAAACTTGATCGAGGTCCAAACTGATTCTTACAACTGGTTCTTAGACGAAGGACTCCGTGAGATGTTTAAAGACATCATGCCCATTGACGACTTTCAAGGAAAGTTATCGTTAGACTTCGTTGACTACCAATTATTAGAACCAAAGTACACGGTTGCAGAAGCACGGGCTCACGAAGTTAACTACTCCGCCCCTCTCCACGTAACCTTAAAATTAACTAATCACGAAACTGGTGAAATTAAGACCCAAGACGTGTTCTTCGGTGACCTACCGTTGATGACGGATCAAGGAACTTTCATTATTAATGGTGCAGAACGAGTAATCGTTTCCCAATTAGTTCGTTCCCCTGGGGCTTACTACCACAAAGAATTAGATAAAAACGGTCGTGAATCTTACAGCGCTACGGTGATTCCTAACCGGGGTGCTTGGATGGAATTTGCGACGGATGCCAAAAACATTTCCTATATCCGGATTGACCGGACGCGGAAACTGCCGATCACGGAATTAGTGCGGGCCCTTGGGTTTGGCTCTGATGACGAAATTACGGACATCTTTGGTTCCACTAGCGACACTTTGAACTTGACTTTGGAAAAAGACGTCCACAAGGATGCCAGTGACTCCCGGGTTGAAGAAGCTTTAAAGGACATTTACGAACGCTTGCGTCCGGGTGAACCAAAAACCGCTGAATCCTCTCGGAACCTGTTAACGACGCGTTTCTTTGATCCGAAGCGTTACGACATGGCACCTGTGGGTCGTTACAAGACCAACGAAAAGTTGAGCTTGAAGAACCGGTTGATGGGCGCTGCTCTAGCAGAAACGCTGGCTGATCCTGATACGGGTGAAATCATTGCCAACAAGGGCGACATCTTGGAAAAAGAATTAATGAAGAAACTGTCGCCTTATTTAGACCGGCAAGATTTTAAGGCTTACACTTTTAATCCGTCTTCAGAAGCAGTGGTAACTGATCCCGTGACGGTTCAAATCATTAAAGTTTACTCCAACACGGACCCAGAAAAAGTGGTTCCCGTCGTGGGTAACGACAACATTAGCTTGGACTACAAACACATTACGCCGGCTGACATGTTGGCACAAATCAACTACTTCTTCAACTTACAAGAAGGACTGGGATCTGTCGACGACATTGATCACTTGAGTAACCGGCGGGTTCGTTCCGTGGGGGAACTACTTCAAAACCAATTCCGGATTGGATTATCTCGGATGGAACGGGTGGTCCGCGAACGGATGTCAATTCAAGACACTGCGACGGTTACGCCACAACAGTTAATTAACATTCGTCCGGTCGTGGCTTCCGTGAAGGAATTCTTTGGTTCCTCACAATTGTCGCAGTTCATGGACCAAACTAACCCATTGGGAGAATTAACCCACAAACGGCGTTTATCGGCTTTAGGACCTGGTGGAATTACGCGGGACCGGGCCGGTTACGAAGTGCGGGATGTTAACTATACCCACTACGGCCGGATCTGTCCGATTGAAACGCCCGAAGGACCAAACATCGGGTTGATTAACTCGTTCTCTGGTTACGCGCGGGTCAACAAGTACGGCTTTATCGAATCACCATACCGGCGGGTGGATTGGAACACCCACAAGGTAACCGATAAGATTGACTACCTAACGGCTGGCGACGAAGATAAGTACGTGATTGCCCAGGCCAACTCACCATTGAACCCCGATGGTTCTTTCCGCGACGAACAAGTAATGGCGCGGGATAAGTCCGAATACGTGGAAGCTAATACGGTCGACGTGGACTACATGGACGTTTCACCCAAACAAGTGGTTTCCGTCGCCACTGCATGTATTCCGTTCTTGGAAAATGATGACTCCAACCGGGCTCTGATGGGATCAAACATGCAACGGCAAGCGGTTCCGCTGTTAAATCCACACGCTCCACTAGTGGGAACGGGAATGGAATACAAGACCGCCCATGACTCCGGAGTGGCTAAGATTGCGAAATACGCCGGAACGGTTGAATACGTTGATGCTCGTGAAATCAAGATTCGCCGTGACAACGGTACTTTAGATACGTACGAACTGACGAAGTTCATGCGGTCTAACAATGGAATGAACTATAACCAAACTCCAATCGTTAAGACCGGTGACCACGTGGATGCCGACGAAATCATCGCAGATGGTCCAGCCATGGAAAGTGGAGAATTAGCCTTGGGGCAAAACCCAACGGTGGCCTTCATGACTTGGCAAGGATACAACTTCGAAGATGCCATCGCCATTAGCGAAAAACTGGTCAAAGAAGATGCTTACACTTCGATTCACATTGAAGAGTACGAATCAGAAACCAGAGACACGAAACTGGGACCTGAAGAAATGACCCGGGAAATTCCTAACGTCGGAGAGGATGCCTTAAAGGATCTCGATGAAAACGGAATTGTGCGGATTGGGGCTGAAGTGCACGACGGTGATATTCTGGTCGGAAAGGTTACTCCAAAGGGAATGACCGAACTGTCCTCCGAAGAACGGCTCTTGCACGCTATCTTCGGGGAAAAATCACGTGAAGTTCGTGATACCTCCCTCCGGGTGCCCCACGGTGCCGACGGGGTGGTGCAAGACGTCAAGATTTTCTCTCGGGAAAACGGGGACGAACTGCAACCAGGTGTGAACAAGATGGTTCGGGTTTACATCGCCCAGAAGCGGAAGTTGCAAGTCGGTGACAAGATGGCCGGTAAGCACGGAAACAAAGGGACGGTTTCCATTGTGGTTTCAGAAGAAGACATGCCATACATGCCAGACGGAACTCCAGTGGATATCCTCTTAAGCCCCATGGGTGTGCCTTCCCGGATGAACATTGGTCAAGTACTGGAAATGCACCTCGGAATGGCAGCTAAGAAACTGGGAATCCACGTTGCTTCTCCTGTCTTTGATGGGGCTACCAGTGACGACGTGTGGGACGCCGTTCGCGAAGCCGGTATGGCACACGATGCTAAAACCATTCTGTACGATGGTCGGACCGGAGAACCATTTGATAAACCAGTGGCCGTTGGGGTCATGGGTTATCTGAAACTGAACCACATGTCAGAAGATAAGATTCACGCTCGTTCCATTGGACCTTACTCCTTGGTTACGCAACAACCACTGGGTGGGAAAGCCCAATTTGGGGGTCAGCGGTTCGGTGAAATGGAAGTTTGGGCTTTAGAAGCATATGGAGCTGCCCACACCTTGCAAGAAATTTTAACTTACAAGTCTGATGACGTCGTTGGTCGGGTCAAGACCTATGAAGCCATCGTAAAGGGCGATCCAATTCCAAAGCCAGGCGTTCCAGAATCATTCCGTGTGTTGGTCAAAGAATTACAAGCCTTAGGACTGGATATGAAGGTCTTAGGGGCTAACCACCAAGCCATCGACTTACGTGATATGGATGAAGATGACGAAGTGGTAAACGTGAACGCCTTAAACAAGGTCGCACACGAACAAGCTGAAAAACAAACTGAAGCAAAACAAGAAGCTAGTCATGCTGCCGGTCAGGATGATAACGAGCAACAAGATCAGTAA
- the rpoC gene encoding DNA-directed RNA polymerase subunit beta': MVDVNKFKSMQVGLAAPETIRSWSFGEVKKPETINYRTLKPEKDGLFDERIFGPTKDWKCACGKYKGIRYKGIVCDRCGVEVTRAKVRRERMGHIELAAPVTHIWYYKGIPSRMGLVLDMSPRSLEEVIYFAAYVVTDPGNTPMEKKQLLTEQEYRDKKREYGTRFEAKIGAEAIRTLLADVDLEKEVAELKDELKSATGQKRTRAIRRLDILEAFLTSGNQLTWMVMDAIPVMPPDLRPMVQLEGGRFATSDLNDLYRRVINRNNRLKRLLDLHAPGIIVQNEKRMLQEAVDALIDNGRRGRPVAGPGNRPLKSLSHLLKGKQGRFRQNLLGKRVDYSGRSVIDVGPWLKLSQMGLPVSMALELFKPFIMHELVERGLASNVKNAKREIERKDDVVFDVLPDVIKEHPVLLNRAPTLHRLGIQAFEPVLVSGNSMRLHPLVCAAYNADFDGDQMAIHVPLSEEAQAESRLLMAAAGHILAPKDGKPVVAPSQDMVIGNYYLTMEEPNREGEGMIFNDPDEVELAYRDGLVHWHSRIGIKAAAYPNKPFTDDQQDKIMVTSVGKVLFNQILPKDFTYLNEPTDTNLHGYVPDEYFLEPGEDIHEHIANAELVRPFKKGFLSDIIAEVYDQYKVTETSELLDRIKDLGNDESTKSGLTVGMSDIMDLHEKPKVVAAAHKKVDTITKQFRRGLITDQERYERVVNVWNEARDEIQDQLMKNFDPENPIFMMSDSGARGNISNFTQLAGMRGLMASPDGKIMELPITSNFREGMSVLEMFISTHGARKGMTDTALKTANSGYLTRRLVDVAQDVIIREKDCGTDRGLTVTAITEGNEMIEPLYDRILGRNAMKTVTNPQTGEVIVDRNEMIDDKKAQAIVDAGIEAVEIRSAFTCNTPHGVCERCYGQNLATGDEVEVGEAVGTVAAQSIGEPGTQLTLRTFHTGGVASNTDITQGLPRVQEIFEARNPKGKSTISEVTGVVELIEEDPAEGVKEITIQGKADTRKYKVPLTARMRVAEGDTVRRGEALNEGSIDPKELLKIRDTLSTETYLLTAVQEVYRRQGVEVNDKHAEIMVRQMLRKVRVMDPGDTDILPGTLIDIDDFKERNRDAVMTGKVPATARPVLLGITKAALETNSFLSAASFQETTRVLTDAAIRGKVDPLIGLKENVIIGKLLPAGTGVHEYEDIEPEELGQTADQGVTAPSDQTTSADGDDAE, translated from the coding sequence ATGGTTGATGTGAACAAATTTAAGAGCATGCAAGTTGGTTTAGCAGCCCCAGAAACGATCCGCAGTTGGTCGTTTGGAGAAGTTAAGAAGCCAGAAACCATTAACTACCGGACGTTGAAACCGGAAAAAGACGGTTTATTCGACGAACGGATCTTTGGACCAACCAAGGACTGGAAATGTGCCTGTGGAAAGTACAAAGGGATCCGGTACAAGGGAATCGTCTGTGATCGTTGTGGTGTAGAAGTTACCCGTGCTAAGGTCCGGCGGGAACGGATGGGCCACATTGAATTAGCAGCTCCGGTTACCCACATTTGGTACTACAAGGGAATTCCGAGCCGGATGGGCTTGGTCTTAGACATGAGTCCGCGGTCACTTGAAGAAGTTATTTACTTTGCCGCCTACGTTGTAACCGATCCTGGTAACACGCCCATGGAAAAGAAGCAACTCTTAACGGAACAAGAATACCGGGATAAAAAACGGGAATACGGAACGCGCTTTGAAGCCAAAATTGGGGCCGAAGCCATCCGGACGTTGTTAGCTGACGTTGATCTCGAAAAGGAAGTTGCTGAACTCAAAGACGAATTGAAGTCTGCGACCGGACAAAAACGGACCCGGGCCATTCGGCGGTTAGACATTTTGGAAGCCTTTCTGACTTCTGGAAACCAACTAACTTGGATGGTCATGGATGCCATTCCAGTGATGCCACCTGACTTACGGCCCATGGTACAACTAGAAGGGGGTCGGTTTGCGACCTCTGACTTAAACGATTTGTACCGGCGGGTAATCAACCGGAACAACCGGTTGAAACGTCTGCTGGATTTGCATGCTCCCGGCATTATCGTGCAAAACGAAAAGCGGATGTTGCAAGAAGCTGTCGATGCCCTAATCGATAACGGACGGCGTGGTCGTCCGGTTGCCGGTCCAGGAAACCGGCCGTTGAAGTCCCTTTCCCACCTTTTGAAGGGGAAACAAGGGCGGTTCCGTCAGAACCTGCTTGGGAAACGGGTCGACTACTCTGGTCGTTCCGTTATCGACGTGGGTCCATGGTTGAAGTTGAGCCAAATGGGACTTCCCGTTTCTATGGCCCTTGAACTGTTCAAACCATTCATCATGCACGAATTGGTAGAACGCGGGTTGGCTTCCAACGTGAAGAATGCTAAACGTGAAATTGAACGCAAGGACGACGTGGTCTTTGACGTCTTACCAGATGTCATCAAGGAACACCCAGTGCTGTTGAACCGGGCCCCAACCTTGCACCGGTTAGGAATTCAAGCCTTTGAACCCGTGCTGGTTAGTGGGAACTCGATGCGGTTGCATCCCCTAGTTTGTGCCGCTTACAACGCCGACTTTGATGGAGACCAGATGGCCATCCACGTGCCGCTGTCAGAAGAAGCACAAGCAGAATCACGGCTCTTGATGGCCGCTGCCGGGCACATTTTGGCGCCTAAAGACGGGAAACCAGTTGTGGCTCCATCCCAAGATATGGTGATTGGGAACTACTACCTCACCATGGAAGAACCCAACCGTGAAGGGGAAGGCATGATCTTTAACGATCCTGATGAAGTGGAATTAGCTTATCGGGACGGGCTAGTGCACTGGCACAGTCGAATTGGGATTAAAGCGGCTGCTTACCCAAACAAGCCGTTTACGGATGACCAACAAGATAAGATTATGGTAACTTCGGTTGGGAAAGTTCTCTTCAACCAAATCCTGCCGAAGGACTTTACCTACTTGAACGAACCAACCGATACTAACTTACACGGTTACGTTCCAGACGAATACTTCTTGGAACCGGGCGAAGACATTCATGAACATATTGCCAATGCCGAATTGGTTCGTCCCTTTAAGAAGGGCTTCTTATCGGATATCATTGCTGAAGTTTACGATCAATACAAGGTAACGGAAACTTCCGAGCTCTTGGACCGGATCAAGGACCTTGGTAACGATGAATCAACGAAGTCTGGATTAACGGTCGGAATGTCTGACATCATGGACCTCCACGAAAAGCCGAAGGTTGTGGCAGCTGCCCACAAGAAGGTGGACACCATTACCAAGCAATTCCGGCGTGGTTTGATTACTGATCAAGAACGTTACGAACGGGTTGTGAACGTTTGGAACGAAGCTCGTGATGAAATTCAAGACCAATTGATGAAGAATTTCGACCCCGAAAACCCCATCTTTATGATGAGTGATTCTGGAGCCCGGGGTAACATTTCTAACTTTACGCAGTTAGCTGGAATGCGGGGCTTGATGGCTTCTCCTGATGGTAAAATCATGGAACTGCCCATCACTTCGAACTTCCGGGAAGGAATGTCCGTTTTGGAAATGTTCATTTCGACCCACGGTGCTCGGAAAGGGATGACCGATACGGCCTTGAAGACTGCCAACTCTGGTTACTTAACCCGGCGGTTAGTTGACGTGGCGCAAGACGTTATCATTCGGGAAAAGGATTGTGGAACTGATCGTGGTTTGACGGTTACTGCCATTACGGAAGGTAACGAAATGATCGAACCACTTTACGACCGAATCTTAGGCCGAAATGCCATGAAGACCGTGACGAACCCACAAACTGGTGAAGTAATTGTGGATCGGAACGAAATGATTGACGACAAGAAGGCCCAAGCCATCGTGGACGCTGGGATTGAAGCCGTCGAAATTCGTTCGGCCTTCACTTGCAACACGCCTCACGGGGTTTGTGAACGTTGTTACGGTCAAAACTTGGCTACTGGTGACGAAGTGGAAGTTGGAGAAGCAGTCGGAACGGTTGCTGCTCAATCTATCGGGGAACCCGGAACGCAGTTAACGTTACGGACTTTCCATACCGGTGGGGTTGCAAGTAACACCGATATCACCCAGGGACTTCCCCGGGTGCAAGAAATCTTTGAAGCCCGGAATCCAAAAGGTAAGTCAACCATCAGTGAAGTTACTGGGGTCGTTGAATTAATCGAAGAGGATCCGGCTGAAGGGGTTAAGGAAATCACCATCCAAGGAAAAGCCGATACCAGAAAGTACAAGGTTCCATTGACAGCTCGGATGCGGGTTGCTGAAGGTGACACGGTTCGCCGTGGGGAAGCCTTGAATGAAGGTTCGATTGATCCAAAGGAATTGCTGAAGATCAGAGATACTCTGTCTACGGAAACCTACCTGTTAACGGCGGTCCAAGAAGTTTACCGGCGTCAAGGGGTGGAAGTGAACGATAAGCATGCCGAAATCATGGTTCGGCAAATGTTACGAAAAGTTCGGGTCATGGATCCGGGTGACACTGACATCTTGCCAGGAACTTTGATTGACATCGATGACTTCAAGGAACGGAACCGGGATGCCGTTATGACTGGAAAGGTGCCAGCTACGGCTCGTCCGGTGCTCCTCGGAATCACGAAGGCTGCCCTCGAAACGAACAGTTTCTTATCAGCTGCTTCCTTCCAAGAAACGACGCGGGTTCTGACCGATGCTGCTATTCGCGGTAAGGTTGATCCGTTGATTGGATTGAAAGAAAACGTAATTATTGGGAAGTTGTTACCAGCTGGAACGGGTGTTCATGAATATGAAGACATCGAACCAGAAGAACTGGGTCAAACCGCTGATCAAGGAGTGACTGCTCCTTCTGACCAGACGACCAGTGCTGATGGCGACGACGCTGAATAA
- a CDS encoding xanthine phosphoribosyltransferase: protein MDALKHAIETNGTVLPGNILKVNSFLNHQIDPQLMQQIGQAFADYFQSAGITKILTVEASGIAPAVLTGLAMHLPVVFARKSKSLVVKDDVYSAEVYSYTKNTNNHIYIEKPFLDNTDRVLIIDDFLANGEATKGLIKITEAAGASVSGIGIVIEKTFQPGGTYLRDHGYNVLSLAQIASLDNQQVTFAN from the coding sequence ATGGACGCACTAAAACACGCCATTGAAACGAACGGAACCGTTTTACCGGGCAACATTTTAAAGGTTAATTCCTTTTTAAATCATCAAATTGATCCCCAGCTGATGCAACAAATTGGGCAAGCCTTTGCGGATTACTTTCAATCGGCTGGCATCACCAAGATTCTAACGGTAGAAGCCTCTGGAATTGCGCCAGCCGTTTTAACCGGCTTAGCCATGCACCTTCCCGTCGTGTTTGCCCGCAAGAGTAAATCACTGGTAGTTAAGGATGACGTGTACAGTGCGGAAGTTTATTCTTACACGAAAAATACCAACAACCACATTTACATTGAAAAACCATTTTTGGATAATACTGACCGAGTACTCATCATTGATGACTTTTTAGCCAACGGAGAGGCCACCAAGGGCTTGATTAAGATTACGGAAGCCGCTGGAGCCAGCGTCAGTGGAATCGGCATCGTGATTGAAAAGACCTTCCAACCTGGAGGAACATACCTACGTGACCACGGTTACAACGTACTGTCGCTAGCTCAGATTGCCTCTTTAGATAACCAGCAGGTCACCTTTGCAAACTAG
- a CDS encoding prepilin peptidase, with translation MLFFWFYVGCCCGSFLTVVATRTVQGTSFQTGRSHCQWCQRPLRWWELLPVLSFTWQRGRCRTCHRRLPWSLLVWEVTAGWCFWLSPPVNQTSCSWLLFLLSFQLLSTFDSICWGFPTWLLVFPSCLAFVISQKPLPLVISYTLLYLLLLMINRKGNWIGNGDLDLLWLLLLVFPLTAWCGIVLLASLFGLGWLLSTRKRALPFLPLLFGSTLLYLTGLVCFSA, from the coding sequence ATGTTATTTTTTTGGTTTTACGTCGGTTGCTGCTGCGGTTCATTTCTGACCGTAGTCGCCACCCGCACCGTGCAAGGAACATCATTTCAAACGGGGCGGTCTCATTGTCAGTGGTGCCAACGACCGTTACGATGGTGGGAACTACTGCCCGTTCTCAGTTTCACCTGGCAACGGGGCCGTTGTCGCACCTGCCACCGGCGGCTCCCGTGGTCTTTGTTAGTCTGGGAGGTAACCGCTGGGTGGTGCTTTTGGCTCAGTCCACCCGTCAATCAAACCAGTTGCTCCTGGCTCCTCTTTTTACTGAGCTTTCAACTGCTGAGCACCTTTGACAGCATCTGCTGGGGTTTCCCCACGTGGTTATTAGTCTTTCCAAGCTGCTTGGCCTTCGTGATTAGTCAAAAACCACTCCCACTAGTCATCAGCTACACTTTGTTATACCTCCTACTCCTCATGATTAATCGCAAGGGCAATTGGATTGGCAACGGTGATCTCGATTTATTATGGCTCCTGCTTCTTGTTTTTCCCCTAACCGCCTGGTGTGGCATCGTCTTACTAGCCTCGCTATTCGGCTTGGGTTGGCTACTGAGTACGCGCAAGCGCGCGTTGCCTTTTTTACCCCTGTTATTTGGCAGTACTCTCCTCTACCTCACCGGACTGGTTTGCTTCTCAGCTTGA
- the rpsL gene encoding 30S ribosomal protein S12, translated as MPTINQLVRKGRKSRSSKSKSPALGFGYNSYKKKPTRNSSPQKRGVATRVGTMTPKKPNSALRKYARVRLSNLYEVTAYIPGIGHNLQEHSVVLIRGGRVKDLPGVRYHVIRGALDTAGVQDRRQGRSKYGTKRPKDKK; from the coding sequence ATGCCTACAATTAACCAATTAGTTAGAAAAGGTCGTAAATCTAGAAGTTCTAAATCAAAGTCCCCAGCTTTGGGCTTTGGTTACAACAGTTACAAGAAGAAACCAACTCGCAACTCTTCACCACAAAAACGGGGAGTTGCTACCCGTGTGGGTACGATGACACCAAAGAAGCCTAACTCTGCTTTGCGGAAATACGCTCGTGTGCGTCTTTCTAACTTGTACGAAGTTACGGCTTACATTCCTGGTATCGGTCACAACTTGCAAGAACATAGTGTGGTCTTAATCCGTGGTGGTCGTGTTAAGGATTTGCCTGGGGTTCGTTACCACGTTATTCGTGGTGCGCTTGATACTGCCGGAGTTCAAGATCGTCGTCAAGGACGTTCGAAGTACGGTACAAAGCGGCCTAAGGACAAGAAATAA
- the rpsG gene encoding 30S ribosomal protein S7 codes for MPRKGKVQQREILPDPIYNSKLVSKLINHLMLDGKRGTASEILYGAFEEIKDQTGNDPVEVFEEAMKNVMPVLEVKARRVGGSNYQVPIEVRPNRRTTLGLRWIVSYARLRGEHTMTERLAKEIIDASNNTGAAVKKREDTHKMAEANRAFAHYRW; via the coding sequence ATGCCTAGAAAAGGAAAAGTTCAACAACGCGAAATCCTTCCTGATCCAATCTATAACTCAAAGTTGGTTTCAAAGTTAATCAACCACTTGATGTTAGATGGTAAGCGAGGAACTGCATCAGAAATCTTATATGGTGCATTCGAAGAAATCAAGGACCAAACTGGTAACGATCCAGTGGAAGTTTTTGAAGAAGCAATGAAAAACGTAATGCCAGTGCTAGAAGTTAAGGCACGGCGGGTTGGTGGATCAAACTACCAAGTTCCGATCGAAGTTCGTCCCAACCGGAGAACTACTTTAGGTTTACGTTGGATCGTAAGTTACGCTCGGCTTCGTGGTGAACACACCATGACGGAACGGCTTGCAAAAGAAATTATCGATGCTTCCAATAATACTGGAGCAGCAGTTAAGAAACGGGAAGATACCCACAAGATGGCCGAAGCCAACCGGGCTTTCGCTCACTACCGTTGGTAA